In one Acidimicrobiia bacterium genomic region, the following are encoded:
- a CDS encoding glycerophosphodiester phosphodiesterase family protein, giving the protein MHLTRPPHRPLVFAHRGASALAPENTVAAFARAVEVGADGVELDVRLTRDGTMVVHHDASIPRFGIIADRTFDDLRTAAPSVPTLEEAVAACADLVVNIELKNDPAEPDFDGDHSVADLVVEWAARWRHRVVVSSFNHDTVTRVRHLDPAVATGQLVDRTAYLDSELDGAAESGHLYVIPHKRHMRSDPAGVVAAAAGRGLQLIVWTVDGARSQRELAAAGVAAIVCNNPKRALARLG; this is encoded by the coding sequence GTGCATCTCACCAGGCCACCCCACCGTCCGCTCGTCTTCGCCCATCGCGGCGCCTCCGCGCTCGCACCTGAGAACACCGTGGCCGCCTTCGCACGGGCGGTGGAGGTCGGCGCAGACGGGGTCGAGCTCGACGTCCGCCTCACGCGCGACGGGACGATGGTCGTCCACCACGACGCCTCGATCCCACGGTTCGGGATCATCGCCGACCGCACGTTCGACGACCTGAGGACCGCCGCCCCGTCCGTCCCGACCCTCGAAGAGGCCGTGGCCGCCTGCGCCGACCTCGTTGTGAACATCGAGCTCAAGAACGACCCGGCCGAGCCCGACTTCGACGGCGACCACAGCGTCGCCGACCTCGTCGTCGAGTGGGCGGCGCGGTGGCGCCACCGGGTCGTCGTCAGTTCCTTCAACCACGACACCGTGACCCGGGTCAGGCACTTGGACCCGGCGGTGGCAACGGGTCAGCTCGTCGACAGGACTGCATACCTCGACTCCGAGCTCGACGGGGCGGCCGAATCCGGCCACCTCTATGTCATCCCGCACAAGCGTCACATGCGGTCGGACCCGGCCGGCGTGGTGGCGGCGGCCGCCGGGCGCGGCCTCCAGCTGATCGTCTGGACCGTTGACGGAGCCCGCAGCCAGCGGGAGCTCGCCGCCGCCGGGGTCGCCGCCATCGTCTGCAACAACCCGAAGCGGGCGCTGGCGCGCCTCGGATGA
- the cysS gene encoding cysteine--tRNA ligase has translation MRVFSTLHHGLVELEPRRSGAIGMYVCGATLQSRPHLGHGRYAVVFDVLRRYLEWLGIDVTYVRNITDIDDKIIAAAEERDTSIDVVVAESAEAFSSAYRSLRVLAPTIEPRATEHVPEMVDLIDRLIAAGHAYESGGDVYFSVRSYPDYGKLSGRNVDELRSGARVELGELKRDPLDFALWKAAKPGEPKWESPWGPGRPGWHIECSAMARSYLGDGFDIHGGGGDLVFPHHENEVAQSEAAMGTRFARYWMHNGMVNLAGEKMSKSTGHVIDLLEALEKYRPVAVRLFYLRTHYRRPLDFTEEALADAESSLERLWSFRRRTPGPVEDEPSSQHLAAFREAMDDDLDVAGALAVLFDLVRDGNRAIDDGGDAAALTAAYDEIASVLGIEDEPEGVVDLADALSRLALDVGVAAPPEAEATIEALLARRALARADRDFATADAIRDGLAEVGIVATDTVDGTRWHRS, from the coding sequence ATGCGGGTCTTCAGCACCCTCCACCACGGCCTCGTCGAGCTCGAGCCACGTCGCTCAGGCGCCATCGGGATGTACGTGTGCGGCGCCACGCTCCAGTCGCGGCCCCACCTGGGCCACGGCCGCTATGCGGTCGTCTTCGATGTGCTGCGGCGCTACCTCGAGTGGCTCGGAATCGACGTCACGTACGTGAGGAACATCACGGACATCGACGACAAGATCATCGCCGCCGCCGAGGAGCGGGATACCTCGATCGACGTGGTCGTCGCCGAGTCGGCCGAGGCCTTCTCCTCGGCCTATCGATCGTTGCGGGTGCTCGCTCCGACGATCGAGCCGCGGGCGACCGAGCACGTCCCTGAGATGGTCGACCTCATCGACAGGTTGATCGCGGCCGGTCACGCCTACGAGTCCGGCGGCGACGTCTATTTCTCTGTGAGGAGCTACCCGGATTACGGCAAGCTGTCGGGCCGCAACGTCGACGAGCTCCGGAGCGGCGCCCGCGTCGAGCTCGGAGAGCTGAAGCGGGATCCGCTCGACTTCGCCCTCTGGAAGGCGGCCAAGCCCGGCGAGCCGAAGTGGGAGTCGCCGTGGGGTCCGGGCCGGCCCGGCTGGCACATCGAGTGCTCCGCCATGGCGCGGTCATACCTCGGGGACGGCTTCGACATCCACGGTGGAGGTGGAGACCTCGTCTTTCCCCACCACGAGAACGAGGTGGCCCAGTCCGAAGCGGCCATGGGCACCCGTTTCGCCCGGTACTGGATGCACAACGGGATGGTGAACCTCGCCGGCGAGAAGATGTCCAAGTCGACTGGGCACGTGATCGACCTGCTCGAAGCCCTCGAGAAGTACCGGCCGGTGGCGGTGCGGCTCTTCTATCTCCGCACCCACTACCGCAGGCCGCTCGACTTCACGGAGGAGGCGCTCGCCGACGCCGAGTCCTCCCTCGAGCGCCTCTGGTCGTTCCGCAGGAGGACCCCGGGCCCGGTGGAGGACGAGCCCAGCAGCCAGCATCTGGCGGCCTTCCGGGAGGCGATGGACGACGACCTCGACGTCGCCGGGGCGCTGGCAGTGCTGTTCGACTTGGTGAGGGACGGGAACCGGGCGATCGACGACGGGGGCGACGCCGCCGCATTGACGGCCGCATACGACGAGATCGCATCCGTGCTCGGGATCGAGGACGAGCCAGAGGGGGTCGTCGACCTGGCGGACGCGCTGTCCCGTCTCGCACTCGACGTGGGTGTGGCTGCCCCGCCCGAAGCCGAGGCGACGATCGAGGCGCTGCTGGCGCGGCGCGCCCTGGCGCGAGCCGACCGGGACTTCGCCACGGCCGACGCGATTCGCGACGGGCTGGCGGAGGTCGGAATCGTCGCCACGGACACGGTCGATGGCACCCGCTGGCATCGGAGCTGA